The genomic interval CTTCGGATTAAACATCACCTTGTAAGTATTTAACAGCACGTATATGAAAAAGCTATTTTTTCTGTTGATCTGTACACAAATGTCCTGTAACCTGCTGGACCAGCAACTGCAATCCAATTTTACGCCGGACAATTTCTACAAGAATGCCGACGATGCCAAGGCGGCCCTCAGCGCTGCATACGATCAGCTGAAAGGGCAGAATATGTACGATCAGGCCATGTGGGTATTGCAGGACCAGGCTACCGATGATGCAGAATGGGGTGGGGGCCGCTCTACTGCCAACCAGGCGAAGAACGATGTAGATAAGTATTCCTTTACACCGGCTACGACTACTTTCCAGTCAATATGGACCGCCGCCTACTCCGGCATCAACAAGGCCAACGCTGTGCTGGGACATGTGCCGGGTATCAATATGGATACCGCTTTGAGAAGCCAATACCTGGCAGAGGCTAAATTTTTAAGAGGGTTTTATTATTTTACACTGGTGCGCATGTTTGGTGGCGTGCCGTTGATATTGCAGGAAACCACTTCGCTTGATAACCTGGATGTAGCGAGGGCCACAGCGGAAGATGTATACCAGCAGGCAATAAAAGACTTTTCCGAAGCAGCGGCCGTACTGCCTGTTTCCTATAGCGGTGCTAACCTGGGCCGTGCCACCAAAGGGGCTGCTCTCGCTTTCCTGGCCAAGATATACCTGACCCGTGAATACTGGCCCAATGCATCGGCGAAGTGTAAGGAAGTAATGGACCTTGGCGTTTATGACATCTGGGATAAATTTGAGGATGCCTTCCTGATCGCTAACAAGAACGGAAAAGAGGCCGTATTTGAAGTGCAGGCACTGGGTGGTGGTCTGGGAGAGGGAAGTTTTATGCAGGGCTATATGCGTCCCAACTTTGATAAGGTGAATGGTATTGCAGGTTTCGGAGATGATCCGGTTACAAAGAACCTGTATGATACCTATCGCGCTACGGATAAACGTCGTGACCTTACTATCAGGTTGTACTCTGCCGCCACTACGCCCCCCGCTCCGGCCAGCATTACTTTCCCGGCTTACGTATACAAGTACCGGGACCCGTCTGCCACCGCCAATGGGGAAGGAAGTAACAATTTTCCCGTGATCCGTTATGCAGATGTTTTACTGATGTATGCGGAAGCGCTCAATGAACAGGCTGCCGGCAATCCGGATGCCTTTAATGCCGTTAACCGTCTCCGCAGGCGCGCCGGTATTCCTGAGCTGGAGCCTTCCCTGGGACAGGCGCAGTTCCGCGATAGCGTGCTGCTGGAAAGAAGACTGGAACTGGCCTTTGAAGGGCACCGCTGGTATGACCTGGTGCGTACCAAACGACTGATCAGCGCTATGAAAGCACAGAACCCATCCATCGTTGTGAGCGAAAGACATTATTTGTACCCGATCCCCCAGACAGAGATCGATGTGAACGCTAAACTGAAGCAGAACCCGGATTACTGAGTGTTATTTAATGCAAGCGCTGTGAGAGGATGAGCAGCGCTGTATACAGTAAATCAGCGGAAATGGTACTGAAAGCATCCCTCATGAAGATGCCCCCGAGTTTATTAATCAACACGATGATATGCAAAGAAGAACATTTTTACAGGCAGGAATATTAGCCACTTCTTTTTCCCTTTCGGGGAAAAATGCGCTTGCTTCCCATCTTCCAAAAGCCGCATGGCAGCCGGCAGGAGACGATGAACCTTCATTGGTCATCAATGCCGGTATCGGCGGTAATAATACCGTAGATATGCTGGCAAGAATAGACAAGGATTGCCTGTCGCATCGTCCGGACCTTACTGTATTCATGGCCGGCACCAACGATATGAACAGTATGAAACATGTACCCCTGAAAGAATACGACAAGAACATGCGCAACATGGTGAAGATGATCAGTAATACGGGTAGTAAGGTATTACTGATGACCATCCTGCCCGCCTTTGAACCTTATCTGTATACCCGGCATCCAAAGACCTTTTATGATCCTGAAGGCTATGTGGCCCGGCGGAAGGCCGTCAATGAAGTGATCGCTGCAATAGCTGCGGATACTGGTCAGGCATTGCTGGACATGGGCCGCATATTTGAACGTGCCGGTAACATCGGCAAAGACAAGGACAGTCTTATTCAGAATGAACTGAACAGCGGGAAAACGGACGGTGTCCATCCTACGCCCGACGGTTACCGTCTGATGGGCGTCGTAGTGTACGATTGTATCATCCAGCGGCAACTACCGCATAAAAGGATAGTATGTTTCGGAGACAGCATCACGCACGGTGATGGTGGTACAGAAGGACATAGCTATCCGGCATATCTTAAAAAGTTACTGGTACCATAAAACATCTTTAAACCCACAGTTATGAAGCAGCTTCTTACAATCTTACTCTTTTGTTTGTTATGCCTTACACAGGCCCGGGCACAGACGCCCATAGAGGCCGATGTTGTGATCTATGGCGGTACCTCCGCCGCTGTCACCGCCGCCGTGCAGGTCAAAAAAATGAACAGATCAGTGGTCATCGTATCGCCCGACAAGCACCTGGGCGGCTTGTCGGCCGGAGGACTTGGTTTCACCGATACAGGGAATAAGTCGGTCATCGGTGGCCTGGCGCGCGAATTTTACCATCGCATCTACCTGCATTATGCACAGCCTTCTGCATGGAACTGGCAGCCACAATCTGAATATGGTAATAAAGGACAGGGCACGCCTGCTATGGACGGCGCAGAACGTACCATGTGGATCTTCGAGCCACACGTAGCAGAGCAGGTGTTTGAAGATTTTGTGAAAGAAAATAATATCAAAGTATACCGCGATGAATGGCTGGACCGTAAAAAAGGTGTAAGCAAAAAAGGTGAAAAGATCACCGCTATCAGAACACTGAGCGGTAAAACATTCCGCGGGAAGATGTTCATTGACGCTACCTATGAAGGCGATCTGATGGCCGCTGCCAAAGTATCCTACCGGGTAGGCAGGGAAGCCAACAGCGAGTTCAATGAAACCTGGAATGGTGTACAGATAGGCGTACTTCACCACGGTCACTATTTTAAGCAGCCGGTCAGCGCGTACAAAATACCCGGGGATGCTAAAAGTGGTTTATTACCGCTTATTTCTCCACTGCCACCCGGTGAGAAGGGGAGTGCCGATAAACGCGTGCAGGCTTATTGCTTCCGTATGTGCCTGACAGATCTTCCTGCAAACCGTATTCCTTTTGTGCGTCCGGAGGGATATGATTCCACTCAGTATGAATTGCTGGTGAGGGTGTTTAAGAACGGTTGGGAAGAGGCATTTAATAAATATGACCCTATTCCTAATCATAAAACGGACGTTAACAACCACGGGCCTTTCAGCACAGATTATATCGGTATGAACTACGACTATCCCGAGGCTTCCTATGAAAAGAGAAAAGAGATCATCGCGGCCCATGCTACTTATCAGAAAGGGCTCTTATACTTTATGTCCACTGATCCGCGGGTGCCTGATAATATCCGTGAGCATATGAATAAATGGGGATTGTCAAGGGATGAATTCAAAGATAATGGCAACTGGCCGCACCAGTTATATATCCGTGAAGCCCGTCGCATGACCGGTATGGAAGTCATGACAGAACATGAAGTGCTGGGAAAGAAGCAGGTGGTTAATCCTGTCGGTATGGGCTCTTATACGCTCGATTCACACAACACACAACGATATGTACAGGACGATGGCACCGTGCAGAATGAAGGAGATGTAGAGGTGCGCGTGCCGGAGCCTTACCGTATCAGCTACGGAGCTATTGTGCCCAGGAAGGGAGAATGTGAGAACCTGCTGGTACCCGTATGCGTGTCGTCTACACACATCGCCTATGGTAGTATCAGGATGGAACCGGTGTTCATGATACTGGGACAGAGTGCTGCTACCGCCGCTATCCAGGCAATAGACGCAAAGAAAGCAGTACAGGATATCAGCTATGAACAACTGAAGGCACAGCTATTGAAAGATAAGCAGCGGCTGTAAAGTCACATGCAAATATCGGCTGAGACGTAGCAACTAAAAGACAAACACGGGCACTCCTGAGGGAGTGCCCGTGTTTGTAGCGCTGTGTGATAGCCGGGGAACAAAAACGCAACACGTAACCACCGAAATGAGAAATGAATACGGATGAAAACGATGAAACCGAAACGTATTGAATACGGAAAAATCCAAAATGAAATAGATCGCCAGACCGCGCGAAGCACTCCGTCAGGAGTGCCCGTGTTTGTAGGCCCGGGTGACAACCCGGGGAACGAAAACGCACGGGGAATGAAAACGCAGTACCAATATTACAACGCCTGTTCAAAGAAGGCGCAGCTGCCGCCGGTCCAGTTCTGCGGCTTGCCTTGCGACACACCGATCATTTTGCTTTTGCTGATCCTGGCAAGGTTGTGTACAAGCAAAGGCGCAGGACTGCTGTCCGGCCATATGTACATCATACGTATCTCACAATAGGCAGGACCTTCCGGTGTTTCTACAGCGGGAGCATACTGCACTTTTTGTTGCAGGATCCAGTTCTCCGGATCCTGGATCTTATCCAGGTCCTCCTGTGTCACGTCTATGAGTACGCCCTTTCCTGCGAAAGAGAAGAGCGGCTTCAGTACATAGTTTTCCAGGTCGGCAGGTATCACAGGCAATTGATGCAGGAACCAGCTTTTAGGAGCGTATTCACTGTGAATGAAGGGCAGCATGTATTTACTGATGCGATAGAACCAGTTGGGATGTGTGATCCATTCTACTTCTAAATCCTGGAAGAGATGCACATGTTTACCCAGCAATTCCTGTTGCCGGTGCAGGTCGTCAAATATAACGCGGTTGTAGATGCGTTTGATCTGTATACGTTTACCATCCAGCTCATAGTACAGTTTTTTGCCCTCCTGGATCAGTTTTGTGATGCAGACAGCTTTGATGCCGAGCTTATGTTCGGTATAGTAAAAGTCGATCCTTGTTTTCTGTTCATGTGGTTTTACTTCCAGCAGCACTACTTCTTCCGGCGCGCAGGGACCGATGATGACCTCTTTCAGCAATTCAAAATAGGAGCTTGCATTCAGGCCATTGAAGAAGTTGCGGAGCGTATCAGGAATAGAGAAATGCGTTCTGAACTGACGCGCCATCAGTTCCTGGAAGGCGTATAAGGATGGGAAACCTTGTAGTTCTATCAGTTTGGGTGTCAGGTTGCCTGCTTCGTCACGACATACGGCAAAATCAATGACCATAAAGTGAGGATGGTCATTTTCATGCGGTACTTTCAGTTCATGGGGAATAGCATCCCTGGTTTGCTGTTTGAAATCCGGGTGGAGGATGACAGCAACAATGTCATCGCAGGCCTGCTGTATCCTGGCTGTCAGCTGCGCAGGAATGAATACAGGCGTTTCAGCCACTTTAAAGGCCGGTGCTTCTCCTGCCTCTGCCGCAATACCTGAAAGGAAATCCTGGTATTGCCGCTGGGTGAACTGATGATTGTATGTGCTACGTATGGAGGGGATCATTGTTGTAAAGAGCGTTTAAAAATGGCATTATCAAGAAATGCCGGTATAAAAGCATCGTGCGTCAGCATAATTTTGTCCGGGTCAGAAAGATGCTCCAGCATGCCGTAGTATTTTTCTGCTCCATAATTGGTGATGACCTGGTTCTTCTTTTCCTGCTGCAACAGGTACATGCGCATGCCTGCAGCATCTGCTTCCGGATGGAACTGTGTGCCCAGGCAGTAATCGCTGAAGCGGATGGCCATGGTAGCACGTTCCAGTGGTACATGCGGCCGTTCTTTCTCAATGGCCAGCACTTGCGCGCCGATGGCTTCCATCTTCTGCTGATTCAGCTCGATGACCTGCCAGTTACGGCTGTCAACGATGTAATAAGGCTCGGGCAGTTCATTGAATACCAGTTCCTGCTCGCCCGCAACTGTTTTATGCACGGGAAAGACGCCAAATGCCGGAGACCTGCGGCGGCATACATTGCCTAATCCGAGATAACGGCACATCAGCTGAAAACTGTGGCAGATCAGTAAAACCTGTTTTTTTTCAATAGCGGCGGCATTCCATTCCCTGATGTCTTCCATGAGACGGAAATAATGTTGTTCCCACTCACTGCCTTCGCTGTCCAGCGGACTACCAGGACCGCCGGTGGAGATGTAGATGTCGTAGGACAGATCTGGCACCTGCTGCTGCACCCTTACCTCATATTCATGAAATTCAAGTTGCAGCGCATGTCTTTCAGCATAGCTGGTCAATATTTCCCTGATGCAGCGCATGCCTTCATTAGGGACCTGTTCGTACATATCCAGAACTGCTACTTTCCAGTGCTGCTTATTCGGAATCATACTGCAAAGTTACATGTTTAGCAGTCTTTCAGGAACTGATTAGTGATGAAGTCGGTTACCGATATCAGGTCTTTGGTCTCAGCATAGACCTTCAGCTGCTGATCGGCGCCGGTACCGTTTTCCAGGATATGACGGGTATGCTCTATATAGTGACGGCTGCCCAGGTCATCTACCACATCATCCACAAAGTCCAGCAGCTCAGAGATGAGCAGGCGTGCATTCACTTCTTCCTCCTTGCCGAAATCGATCAGGCTACCATCAATACCGTAGCGGGAAGCGCGCCATTTGTTCTCATTGACCAGGGCGCGGTTGTAGATGATGAAGTTCAGGTTCTGCATACGCAGTTTATAGATCTTGGCGCATACGGCCTGGAAGAGCGCGGCAATAGTACAGGTCTCTTTTACGGTAAGCGGTACGTCGCAGATGCGGAATTCTACCGTGTCGAAGAAAGGGTGTACGCGCAGGTCCCACCACACCTTCTTTGCATTGTCTATACAATTGGTCTTCACCAGCAGCTGGATATACCTGTCGTATTCTTCTATGCTGGCAAAATAATCGGGAATGCCGGTGCGGGGAAACTTGTCGAATACTTTTGTACGATAGGATTTAAAGCCGGTATTACGGCCTTCCCAGAAAGGGGAGTTGGTACTTAAGGCAAATACGTGCGGCAGGAAATAACGGACGGAATTGGCAATATGCAGCGCCATTTCCCTGCTTTCCATGCCCACATGTACATGTAGTCCGAAAATGAGGTTGGAGCGGGCAGCATCCTGCATTTCGTTCACGATCTCGAAATAACGGGGATGATCGGTGATGAGCTGTAATTCCCAGTTGGAGAAAGGATGGGTGCCGGAAGCGCCGATGCTGAAACCGAGGTCGCCGGCTATCTGGGCGATGGTGCGGCGCAGCATGGAAACGTCTTCACAGGCTTCGTCAATATTCGAGCAGACCTGGGTGCCTACTTCTACTACTGCCTGGTGAAATTCCGCTTTTACCTTGTCGCGGAGCACCCTGTGCGCCTGTTCTACGATCTTTTGTTCATGGGACCGGAGCTCACGGGTCACCGGATCCATGACCATATATTCCTCTTCAATACCGAGGGTGAAATTTTTGAGCATGTGGTGTTGGTGTACAATCAGTTACAAATGGTAAATGCCGGACCGCGGACCCGTGATCCGGCATTTTGGACACCAAAGTTATTCTTTCTTTTTAGTCTTTTTGGCGGGTGTTTTTTTGGCCGGGGTTTCTTTTTCTGACAGAGCATCTACCAGCTCCTTCGCATCTTTAGGCGTTTTGGCGGGCGTCACCGCAGCAGGCTTCTTCGCCGCCGCCTTCTTGGCGCCGGGAACAATAGCCGTTTGCTGGCCATGAACGGCGTGTTGCAGGAAATTGCCCCAGGTCAGATTATCGGTACCCGGCTTTTGCTGCTGTGCGCGCTGGATAGCATAAGTGGCGGCTGTTTCCACCACCCATTCGAAATTGTCGGGGCCTATGACCTTTGCATTGGTTTCCGGCGCCGGGTTCCAGAAGTCGATCACATAAGGCACTCCATTGCGTACGGCAATTTCCACCGAATTGAAATCGTAGCCCAGGTATTGGTTCAACCTGGCCACCTGGTCGGCAACGATGTTCAGCAGGTCGCCGTCACCACTGTCTTCCGCCAGGTAACGCTGGTTTTCCGGCTGGTAAGGATCGTAGGGGATCACCCGCACATACCTGCCGCCGATACAGTAGCAACGGTAGTAGGATTCGTATTTTATCTCTTCCTGCAGCATCATTACCAACTGTCCTGTACGGGCATGTTGTGCAAAGAACTCCTCACGGTCATGGATTTTATACACATGTTTCCATCCGCCGCCATTGAATGGTTTCATGTAGGCAGGGAAACCGATATAGTCGAAAATTGAATCCCAGTCGAAAGGGTACACCAGGTTCCGGAACGACTGGTCGGAGGTATTCAAAGGAAGTTCCCTCGAAGGGATAAGAGCGGTTTTAGGTACCTGTACACCAGTCCGCTGGGCCAGCTCATTGTTGACGAATTTGTCGTCGGCACTCCACCAGAAAGGATTGTTGATAACAGCTGCCCCCTCCAGTGCAGCCTGTTTGAGCCAGGCGCGGTAGAAAGGAACGTCCTGGGAGATGCGGTCAAGGATCACCGTATACCCCGAAGGAATACCCTGTATCACTTTATCTATAGACACAGCTTCCGCTGTAATATCATCTACCTGTTTCTCATTCACACGATCGATAAATGCCTGGGGAAAGCCATTTTCCTGGCCAAAGAGGAGTCCTATTTTTTTCATCTGTAAAGAGTTTTACTGTTTGGTTATCCGTCGTTTACAACAGCAGCGTTGAGAATCAATATTCGCGCCAAGGGCGGGATTTTCACTGTCTTAATGCCTGTATTGAATACCAGCTGCCTTGCATAAAAGCATTACTGCCAATGGTAGTTTGTCCCTATTTTATGAGGGACAGGTAATATGGCAGCATTTCCAGCCAGGTAGGCCAGTCGTGCGTCCTGTTAGGCCTTACATCCAGCCAGTGCATGATGCCTTTGCCGGAAAGAATGCCCGACATGGTTTCATTCTGACTGCGGGTGATGTCTTTTTCGGCTACGCCTAAGATGATCCCCATGCGCCACAGGGCTTCATGAGGATTAGCGGGCATAAAGTCCACCGGGTTATGGAAATACACGTTGTCGTCATAATGGCCGTTAAGCCTTGGTTTGAGGTCGAAAACACCGCTAAGGCTAAACAGGTAGGATACGCTTTCAGGATAGCGGAAAGCGAAATTAGCGGCATGATATCCGCCAAAGCTGCAACCGGCTACCGCTACGCGGTGAACGCCCGTTTCCATAGTCACTTTTTCCAGCACTTCATGGCGAAGCATATTGTCATACCTGATATGATTCAGTGCCCTTTGCGCCGGGGAGATGTGCGGATTATACCAGCTATCGCTGTCTATACTGTCCGGACAGTAGATCCTGATCAGCTGATTGTCTACAAACCATTGCAAAGCCTGGATCAGCCCTCTGTCCTTATGTTCGTGATGCCGCCCCATAGATGTTGGGAAGAGTATCAGCGGATAGCCCTCTTCGCCGTACACCAGCATTTCAAATTCATGGCCCAGGTGTGGAGAATGCCATTTGTAATGTTGTTCCTGCATCGTTATAAATATAAAGAAAAAACGCTTACAGGCTGTGAAGGAATAATAAAGTAATGAGTATTATCATCCAATAAAAAAGGGTTGTCGCGCCAACGGCGTACAACCCTTTTTCTATGAAAAGTGCTCTGACTATCTGAATGTGTAACGGAAGCCAAGCTGTGCCTGCCAACGTGCTGACTGTACACCGAAATCATCGATGGTTGCAACAGTCTTGTTGTCGTTTTTAACAGGGTTCTTGAAGTTGAACTGTGGTGTGGTACCATCAGCTGCAAACCCAACGAGGTTGATCAAACCATAGTTGTTATAGTTCATACCTGTACGGGTAGAGTAGATGCGGCCCCAGTCATTGTTCAACATGTTACCCAGGTTGAAGATATCGAAGGTAACCTGTACGGTGTGGCGTTTACCGTTCTTCTGTCCTACGAAGATATCCTGTGCCAGGTGCAGGTCGAAGATGTGCGTGAAAGGAACGCGTGCGCCATTCTTTTCAGCATACTGTCCCCTGCGTTTGCTCAGGTATTTATCGTTGTTGATGAATGCATCCAGTGCGGCCCACTGCTGTTCAGGAGTAACCACATTACCTGCTGCGTCATTATATGCTACCAGGTTGATCTCTGCTGCAGTTCTTGGTACATAGATCAGGTTCAGGCCCCTGTCGCTGCTGGTAGTGTAATCTTTTACGATATTGGTAGACGGGTCGATGTATCCGTAAGAATACCTGTCGCCGGACTGACCGGTGTAGTATAAAGATACCGTAGTAGCCAGGTGTTTCAGGTATTCCTTCTTGTAGGTCACGGATGCAACGATCCTTGAACCTACGTCGAAGATAGAATAACCCAGGTCTACATCGTTACGGCCCCTTACGTTTGGCACCCTCCACTGGGAAGAGTTCTGGGAAGACTGACCATCGTTGATAGATTTGGAACGGCCGAAGGTATAAGATGCCGTACCGCTGAAACCATTATCGAATGATTTCTGTAACTGTGCGGTCAGGTTGTAGGAATAACCCTTGCTGGTGTTCTGTGCATACATGATATCGGTATAGTTACCACGTACAGCAGAGCCTACGTTCTTCCATATCGGACGGTTGTCGCCACCATTACCGGTTACGGTGGTGCCGCTCGGAATGTATGACAGGTTGTAGTAAACTACGTTATTGATATTTTTGGTATAAATAGCTTCCAGGCTACCGATCATGCCCCATGGTAAACGCTGATCTACTGCCAGGCTGGTTCTGAATACCTGTGGGAATTTGAAGTTCTTCGCAAACAGGTCGATCTGTCCTGATGGCGCTACCGTAATGCTAGGCTGGTTGAACGGATCGGTGATGAAAGGGATCTTCTGGTTG from Chitinophaga filiformis carries:
- a CDS encoding RagB/SusD family nutrient uptake outer membrane protein, giving the protein MKKLFFLLICTQMSCNLLDQQLQSNFTPDNFYKNADDAKAALSAAYDQLKGQNMYDQAMWVLQDQATDDAEWGGGRSTANQAKNDVDKYSFTPATTTFQSIWTAAYSGINKANAVLGHVPGINMDTALRSQYLAEAKFLRGFYYFTLVRMFGGVPLILQETTSLDNLDVARATAEDVYQQAIKDFSEAAAVLPVSYSGANLGRATKGAALAFLAKIYLTREYWPNASAKCKEVMDLGVYDIWDKFEDAFLIANKNGKEAVFEVQALGGGLGEGSFMQGYMRPNFDKVNGIAGFGDDPVTKNLYDTYRATDKRRDLTIRLYSAATTPPAPASITFPAYVYKYRDPSATANGEGSNNFPVIRYADVLLMYAEALNEQAAGNPDAFNAVNRLRRRAGIPELEPSLGQAQFRDSVLLERRLELAFEGHRWYDLVRTKRLISAMKAQNPSIVVSERHYLYPIPQTEIDVNAKLKQNPDY
- a CDS encoding alpha/beta hydrolase-fold protein codes for the protein MQEQHYKWHSPHLGHEFEMLVYGEEGYPLILFPTSMGRHHEHKDRGLIQALQWFVDNQLIRIYCPDSIDSDSWYNPHISPAQRALNHIRYDNMLRHEVLEKVTMETGVHRVAVAGCSFGGYHAANFAFRYPESVSYLFSLSGVFDLKPRLNGHYDDNVYFHNPVDFMPANPHEALWRMGIILGVAEKDITRSQNETMSGILSGKGIMHWLDVRPNRTHDWPTWLEMLPYYLSLIK
- a CDS encoding RimK family alpha-L-glutamate ligase; the encoded protein is MKKIGLLFGQENGFPQAFIDRVNEKQVDDITAEAVSIDKVIQGIPSGYTVILDRISQDVPFYRAWLKQAALEGAAVINNPFWWSADDKFVNNELAQRTGVQVPKTALIPSRELPLNTSDQSFRNLVYPFDWDSIFDYIGFPAYMKPFNGGGWKHVYKIHDREEFFAQHARTGQLVMMLQEEIKYESYYRCYCIGGRYVRVIPYDPYQPENQRYLAEDSGDGDLLNIVADQVARLNQYLGYDFNSVEIAVRNGVPYVIDFWNPAPETNAKVIGPDNFEWVVETAATYAIQRAQQQKPGTDNLTWGNFLQHAVHGQQTAIVPGAKKAAAKKPAAVTPAKTPKDAKELVDALSEKETPAKKTPAKKTKKKE
- a CDS encoding FAD-dependent oxidoreductase, which produces MKQLLTILLFCLLCLTQARAQTPIEADVVIYGGTSAAVTAAVQVKKMNRSVVIVSPDKHLGGLSAGGLGFTDTGNKSVIGGLAREFYHRIYLHYAQPSAWNWQPQSEYGNKGQGTPAMDGAERTMWIFEPHVAEQVFEDFVKENNIKVYRDEWLDRKKGVSKKGEKITAIRTLSGKTFRGKMFIDATYEGDLMAAAKVSYRVGREANSEFNETWNGVQIGVLHHGHYFKQPVSAYKIPGDAKSGLLPLISPLPPGEKGSADKRVQAYCFRMCLTDLPANRIPFVRPEGYDSTQYELLVRVFKNGWEEAFNKYDPIPNHKTDVNNHGPFSTDYIGMNYDYPEASYEKRKEIIAAHATYQKGLLYFMSTDPRVPDNIREHMNKWGLSRDEFKDNGNWPHQLYIREARRMTGMEVMTEHEVLGKKQVVNPVGMGSYTLDSHNTQRYVQDDGTVQNEGDVEVRVPEPYRISYGAIVPRKGECENLLVPVCVSSTHIAYGSIRMEPVFMILGQSAATAAIQAIDAKKAVQDISYEQLKAQLLKDKQRL
- a CDS encoding carboxylate-amine ligase gives rise to the protein MLKNFTLGIEEEYMVMDPVTRELRSHEQKIVEQAHRVLRDKVKAEFHQAVVEVGTQVCSNIDEACEDVSMLRRTIAQIAGDLGFSIGASGTHPFSNWELQLITDHPRYFEIVNEMQDAARSNLIFGLHVHVGMESREMALHIANSVRYFLPHVFALSTNSPFWEGRNTGFKSYRTKVFDKFPRTGIPDYFASIEEYDRYIQLLVKTNCIDNAKKVWWDLRVHPFFDTVEFRICDVPLTVKETCTIAALFQAVCAKIYKLRMQNLNFIIYNRALVNENKWRASRYGIDGSLIDFGKEEEVNARLLISELLDFVDDVVDDLGSRHYIEHTRHILENGTGADQQLKVYAETKDLISVTDFITNQFLKDC
- a CDS encoding type 1 glutamine amidotransferase; this translates as MIPNKQHWKVAVLDMYEQVPNEGMRCIREILTSYAERHALQLEFHEYEVRVQQQVPDLSYDIYISTGGPGSPLDSEGSEWEQHYFRLMEDIREWNAAAIEKKQVLLICHSFQLMCRYLGLGNVCRRRSPAFGVFPVHKTVAGEQELVFNELPEPYYIVDSRNWQVIELNQQKMEAIGAQVLAIEKERPHVPLERATMAIRFSDYCLGTQFHPEADAAGMRMYLLQQEKKNQVITNYGAEKYYGMLEHLSDPDKIMLTHDAFIPAFLDNAIFKRSLQQ
- a CDS encoding SGNH/GDSL hydrolase family protein; translation: MQRRTFLQAGILATSFSLSGKNALASHLPKAAWQPAGDDEPSLVINAGIGGNNTVDMLARIDKDCLSHRPDLTVFMAGTNDMNSMKHVPLKEYDKNMRNMVKMISNTGSKVLLMTILPAFEPYLYTRHPKTFYDPEGYVARRKAVNEVIAAIAADTGQALLDMGRIFERAGNIGKDKDSLIQNELNSGKTDGVHPTPDGYRLMGVVVYDCIIQRQLPHKRIVCFGDSITHGDGGTEGHSYPAYLKKLLVP